Proteins encoded within one genomic window of Bdellovibrio bacteriovorus:
- a CDS encoding alpha-amylase, producing the protein MSLSLWARLLCFAIFVTSLQVHAAPRTVFVQLFEWSWADVANECENYLGPAGFSAVQVSPPHEHIMWENTPWWERYQVASYNLNSRSGNEAEFADMVRRCQSVGVDVYADAVINHTTGIPGGVGFGGTAFTHYDYPGLYSHKDFHHCGRNGNDNIVDYSDRYEIQNCELVDLADLATETEYVRDRLAAYLNKLLDLGVAGFRIDAAKHIPAQDLAAIYSRLKRSAYIYHEVIYDPKGPIQYSEYLPYGDVMAYDYPRALAGGLRFKDAERLHRIAEGFPDSKDSIVFATNHDLERHDASSVLSYNGTEQRLYRLAQVFMLAWPYGYPQLFSGFKFDNFDQGPPLTSEMKSQPVFDQNGKCVAPWTCEHRLPEVAAMVDFRNQTDKAFYISNWWSNGKDQLSFSRGSFGFVAMNYSDSQMQRDFATSLTPGTYCNIVSSDYNPRTKTCTDSWTVTNRGYVHATIPAMSAVVLLKTSPFKTRKK; encoded by the coding sequence ATGTCTTTGAGCCTTTGGGCACGCCTTCTTTGTTTTGCCATCTTTGTGACAAGCCTGCAGGTGCATGCAGCTCCGCGCACTGTCTTTGTACAACTGTTTGAGTGGTCTTGGGCTGATGTCGCCAATGAATGCGAAAATTACCTGGGGCCCGCTGGTTTTTCTGCGGTTCAGGTATCTCCTCCCCACGAACACATCATGTGGGAAAACACTCCTTGGTGGGAACGCTATCAAGTTGCAAGCTATAATTTAAATTCTCGTAGTGGCAATGAGGCTGAATTTGCCGACATGGTTCGTCGCTGTCAGTCTGTCGGGGTCGATGTGTATGCCGATGCTGTGATTAATCACACCACGGGTATTCCCGGAGGCGTTGGTTTTGGCGGAACGGCGTTCACTCACTACGATTATCCCGGTCTTTATTCGCACAAAGATTTTCACCACTGTGGTCGTAACGGCAATGACAACATCGTTGATTATTCAGACCGCTACGAAATTCAAAACTGTGAACTTGTCGACCTTGCAGATCTCGCAACAGAAACAGAATATGTACGAGATCGTCTAGCGGCTTATTTGAATAAACTTTTGGATTTGGGTGTTGCCGGTTTTCGTATCGATGCTGCCAAACATATTCCAGCTCAAGATCTTGCGGCGATTTACTCGCGCCTAAAGCGTTCTGCTTATATTTATCACGAAGTCATCTACGATCCCAAAGGCCCTATCCAATACAGCGAGTATCTTCCCTATGGCGACGTGATGGCCTATGACTATCCTCGCGCACTGGCAGGTGGGTTGCGCTTTAAAGATGCCGAACGTCTTCACCGTATTGCCGAAGGTTTTCCTGACAGCAAAGACTCTATTGTCTTTGCAACCAATCACGATCTTGAACGTCACGATGCTAGTTCGGTATTAAGTTACAACGGCACTGAGCAGCGCTTGTACCGTTTGGCTCAGGTTTTCATGTTGGCGTGGCCCTATGGCTATCCACAACTCTTCTCGGGATTTAAATTTGATAACTTTGATCAAGGTCCTCCCCTGACTTCAGAAATGAAATCCCAGCCCGTATTTGATCAGAATGGCAAATGCGTGGCCCCTTGGACTTGTGAACATCGTTTACCTGAAGTCGCCGCGATGGTGGATTTTAGAAACCAAACGGACAAGGCATTTTATATTTCTAATTGGTGGTCTAACGGCAAAGACCAATTGTCTTTCAGTCGTGGCAGTTTCGGCTTTGTAGCTATGAATTATTCTGATTCACAGATGCAACGCGATTTTGCGACGTCACTGACCCCAGGCACTTACTGCAATATAGTAAGCTCGGACTACAATCCGCGCACAAAAACTTGCACTGATTCTTGGACGGTGACGAATCGTGGATATGTTCATGCGACGATTCCGGCGATGTCTGCTGTCGTACTTTTAAAAACTTCTCCATTTAAAACTAGAAAAAAGTAA
- a CDS encoding L,D-transpeptidase encodes MKTGLKITTFVFSLLFGINFQANAQTAEALAEDERIPNMIEELDPFDPNIEETLEYYDKIYEEETGKPAHLPDAFINDIIGLDTCRRANCAVWAQVVKDTQRMYLYVNGSLRGSWAVSTGVSGHGTPNFDKHPDGRIYDRYTSSKFPGGDYNGLGNMPYAVFIRGGFALHGTPRSNWPKLGTRASHGCIRMHPDNAYTFNRLVRANGVRNVWITVQ; translated from the coding sequence ATGAAAACAGGGCTGAAGATAACAACCTTCGTTTTCTCACTACTTTTTGGCATAAATTTCCAAGCCAACGCACAAACTGCAGAAGCCTTGGCGGAAGACGAACGCATTCCCAACATGATTGAGGAACTCGACCCCTTCGATCCGAACATCGAAGAAACCTTAGAGTACTACGATAAAATTTATGAAGAAGAAACAGGTAAACCTGCGCATCTTCCCGATGCCTTTATTAACGACATCATTGGCTTAGATACCTGTCGAAGAGCAAACTGCGCCGTCTGGGCACAAGTTGTAAAAGATACTCAGAGAATGTACTTGTATGTGAATGGAAGTCTAAGAGGTTCTTGGGCTGTTTCTACTGGAGTTAGCGGACATGGAACACCCAACTTCGACAAACATCCAGATGGACGTATCTATGACAGATACACCTCTAGCAAATTCCCTGGAGGAGACTATAATGGGTTAGGTAATATGCCTTATGCCGTATTTATTCGAGGTGGTTTTGCCCTCCACGGGACTCCACGATCGAATTGGCCTAAGCTAGGAACCCGGGCATCGCACGGATGTATCCGCATGCATCCCGACAACGCATATACGTTCAATCGCCTGGTGCGAGCGAACGGAGTACGCAATGTATGGATTACCGTGCAGTGA
- a CDS encoding SgcJ/EcaC family oxidoreductase, which translates to MDLHPHTGEESQIRILYHNLLSAWNKRSAADMAHLFSEDANMIGFDGSHLMGQEEIGKHLATIFFHHPTGSFVNIVRNVRFIAPEVAVLNAVAGMIPPGKTDILPELTAIQTLVSVKDDDHWRISIFQNTPAAFHGRPEEIDKLALELRREMRESFRSEKSAQGF; encoded by the coding sequence GTGGATTTACATCCTCACACAGGCGAAGAATCGCAGATTCGCATTTTGTATCACAACCTTTTAAGTGCGTGGAACAAGCGCAGTGCCGCCGACATGGCTCATCTTTTTTCGGAAGATGCGAATATGATCGGTTTTGATGGCAGTCATCTGATGGGTCAAGAAGAGATCGGAAAGCATCTGGCTACGATTTTCTTTCATCATCCCACAGGATCTTTCGTAAACATCGTTCGCAACGTGCGCTTTATCGCTCCAGAAGTCGCTGTGTTAAACGCCGTCGCCGGCATGATTCCGCCTGGTAAGACGGATATTTTACCTGAACTGACGGCCATACAAACGCTTGTCAGTGTGAAGGACGATGATCACTGGCGAATATCAATATTTCAGAATACTCCGGCCGCCTTCCATGGTCGGCCCGAAGAAATTGACAAATTAGCTTTAGAATTAAGACGCGAGATGCGTGAATCCTTTCGCTCTGAAAAAAGTGCGCAAGGATTTTAG
- a CDS encoding MGMT family protein → MEELNEFSKNVIKLIQQIPKGNVATYGQIAKLAGKPQGSRGVAWILHSSSKAYKLPWQRVINSQGKISFPEDSSFFKKQKSLLLKEGVIFTEKNKIDLKKFQWKKEPKKSKSARSPRMFSE, encoded by the coding sequence TTGGAAGAGCTGAATGAGTTTTCAAAAAATGTGATCAAGCTTATTCAGCAAATCCCTAAGGGAAACGTCGCAACGTATGGACAAATCGCGAAGCTTGCAGGGAAACCTCAAGGTTCGCGGGGAGTGGCTTGGATATTACATTCTTCCTCGAAAGCTTATAAGCTACCTTGGCAAAGAGTGATCAACTCGCAAGGTAAAATATCTTTTCCTGAAGATTCTTCGTTCTTCAAAAAACAAAAATCACTGCTTTTAAAAGAAGGCGTGATTTTCACAGAGAAAAATAAAATTGATCTCAAAAAATTTCAGTGGAAAAAAGAGCCAAAAAAAAGCAAATCAGCTCGTTCACCACGTATGTTTTCAGAGTGA
- a CDS encoding DUF1993 domain-containing protein — MIFDLTVPQFIKMLRNLDGLLDKAAQHADAKKFSTDVLVQSRLAPDQFPLARQIQIACDTAKLCGFRLTGKTAPSNEDTEKTFPELKARIAGTIGYLEGLTSKDYSEASAKQVTQPRWEGKWMKGDDYVVNHAIPNFYFHVTTAYAILRHNGVDVGKNDYLGKLPFNH, encoded by the coding sequence ATGATCTTTGACCTAACTGTTCCCCAGTTTATTAAAATGCTTCGTAATTTGGATGGCCTATTAGATAAAGCAGCCCAGCATGCTGACGCGAAAAAGTTTTCAACAGATGTTTTGGTTCAGTCTCGCTTGGCTCCGGACCAATTTCCATTGGCTCGCCAAATTCAGATCGCTTGCGATACGGCGAAGCTTTGCGGTTTTCGTTTAACAGGAAAAACAGCACCTTCTAATGAAGACACAGAAAAGACTTTCCCGGAATTGAAAGCACGAATTGCAGGTACTATTGGATATTTAGAGGGTTTGACATCTAAAGATTATTCCGAGGCTTCGGCAAAACAAGTGACTCAACCTCGTTGGGAAGGCAAATGGATGAAAGGCGATGACTACGTCGTCAACCACGCTATTCCGAATTTCTATTTTCATGTGACGACGGCTTACGCGATCCTACGTCATAATGGTGTGGATGTAGGTAAAAACGATTACCTAGGAAAACTTCCTTTTAATCATTAA
- a CDS encoding SDR family NAD(P)-dependent oxidoreductase, giving the protein MKKKRIALVTGSTAGIGFAIAEKMIQQGFDVIINGRSEARVNHAINQLIENGAAKNSLQGVAADLTTIDGINTITDLFADVDVLVNNFGIFEPKDFVDITDEDWNKMWNANFLSGARLARHYFPRMLKKNYGRIIFVSSESALQIPIEMIHYGVSKTAQLSLARGLAEAAAQTNVTVNSVLVGPTKSEGVGTFLKQLAEKAKMSEEEIEKDFFKNARPTSLLKRFIRPEEIGSFVSYLSSEEASAITGSALRVDGGLLKTIV; this is encoded by the coding sequence ATGAAGAAAAAACGCATAGCCTTAGTCACAGGTTCCACAGCCGGCATTGGCTTTGCCATTGCAGAAAAAATGATTCAGCAAGGCTTTGACGTGATTATCAATGGGCGCAGTGAAGCCCGTGTGAACCACGCGATCAATCAGCTAATCGAAAATGGGGCTGCCAAAAACTCTTTGCAGGGTGTGGCGGCGGATTTAACTACCATTGACGGCATTAATACCATCACCGATCTTTTTGCCGATGTGGATGTTCTTGTGAATAACTTCGGAATCTTTGAACCCAAAGATTTTGTCGATATCACGGATGAAGATTGGAACAAAATGTGGAATGCCAATTTTCTTTCCGGCGCACGTTTAGCAAGACACTATTTCCCGCGCATGTTGAAAAAGAATTATGGTCGTATCATTTTTGTTTCCAGCGAGTCCGCTTTGCAAATCCCCATAGAGATGATTCACTACGGTGTTTCTAAAACGGCACAGCTTTCTTTAGCGCGGGGTTTGGCAGAAGCCGCCGCTCAAACAAACGTCACCGTGAATTCCGTGTTGGTGGGTCCTACCAAATCTGAAGGAGTGGGCACATTCCTGAAACAGTTAGCTGAAAAAGCAAAGATGTCCGAAGAAGAGATTGAAAAAGATTTCTTTAAAAATGCACGTCCCACATCCCTTTTAAAACGTTTTATTCGTCCTGAAGAGATCGGTTCTTTCGTCAGCTATTTAAGCAGTGAAGAAGCTTCCGCAATTACGGGGTCTGCGCTTCGCGTTGATGGTGGTTTGTTAAAAACAATCGTTTAA
- a CDS encoding LysR family transcriptional regulator: MKIQNLEDLVAFLQVAELKSFSQAAKTLSVPVSVLSKRIARLEDVLGLRLFQRSTRAVNLTEEGKILVPQAQRILGDIKEVEEQFADTNELKGPVRLTLPLTLAQGPIAKILADFSKNHPKVEVSVHFSDKLEKLVESGFDLAIRFSTLEDSSLIARRLGPNYLKIVASPSYLKKHGTPKTVKDLLKHRLFFLSIHRQRKFMKSGLSLGEISKEPTTHSNNGLFLTELMKLGAGIAVRSHWDVADLLKKKEVVEVVLNDRLESGHDAYIVTPSNRYMSRRVRALMDTLVQEFPKFLESAN, from the coding sequence ATGAAAATTCAGAATTTAGAGGATCTCGTTGCTTTTTTGCAGGTGGCAGAGCTTAAAAGTTTCTCTCAAGCGGCCAAAACTCTTTCCGTCCCTGTCTCTGTTCTAAGTAAGCGCATCGCAAGATTAGAAGACGTGTTGGGCTTGCGACTTTTTCAGCGCAGTACGCGTGCGGTGAATCTCACTGAAGAAGGAAAGATTTTAGTACCGCAAGCGCAGCGAATCTTAGGTGATATCAAGGAAGTCGAAGAACAGTTTGCCGACACGAATGAATTGAAAGGCCCTGTTCGTTTGACTTTGCCATTAACATTAGCTCAAGGACCGATTGCTAAAATCCTGGCGGACTTTTCAAAGAACCATCCGAAAGTGGAAGTCAGCGTGCACTTCAGTGATAAACTCGAAAAGCTGGTGGAGTCAGGTTTTGATTTGGCGATTCGCTTTTCAACGCTTGAAGATTCTTCTTTGATTGCCCGCCGTTTAGGCCCGAACTATCTAAAGATTGTTGCCTCGCCCTCATACTTAAAAAAACACGGTACCCCCAAGACGGTGAAAGATCTTTTGAAGCATCGTCTGTTCTTTCTTTCAATTCATCGCCAAAGAAAGTTTATGAAGTCAGGGCTAAGTCTGGGTGAAATCAGCAAAGAACCCACCACTCATTCCAATAACGGTTTGTTCCTTACGGAGCTTATGAAGCTCGGAGCGGGGATTGCCGTTCGATCTCACTGGGATGTGGCTGATCTCTTGAAGAAAAAAGAGGTCGTTGAAGTTGTACTCAATGATCGACTGGAAAGCGGACATGACGCTTACATCGTGACCCCATCCAACCGTTATATGTCTCGACGGGTGCGGGCGTTGATGGACACTTTGGTGCAGGAATTTCCAAAGTTCCTCGAGTCCGCAAATTGA
- a CDS encoding ABC transporter ATP-binding protein, whose translation MASIEFSKASKSFGASQILKNIDLEITSGEFLVLVGPSGCGKSTLLRTLAGLEKLDGGDIKVSGKSIAKREPQDRDIAMVFQNYALYPHMNVAENMGFALKLQKKSKDEISKRVHQIAELLQISHLLDRKPKELSGGQRQRVALGRALARQTSIVLFDEPLSNLDAHLRSQMRVEIKRLHQSLKSTMIYVTHDQMEATTMGDRIAVLKDGIVEQVGTPTQIYHQPKNLFIAGFIGSPEMNFIEGSLLKKLPWKEVQDGDILGVRPEAFKISNGNLESNELELGSYQIELSENLGGQQMLHGSLEGQSVRILVDSSYNFSKDEKVRLKIDLTKSHLFDKKTGLNKRL comes from the coding sequence ATGGCATCTATTGAATTTTCTAAAGCCTCTAAAAGCTTTGGTGCTTCACAAATTCTAAAAAACATTGATCTTGAAATCACCAGCGGTGAATTCTTGGTTCTTGTCGGTCCTTCCGGTTGCGGAAAGTCCACTTTGCTAAGAACGCTTGCCGGTCTTGAAAAGTTAGATGGCGGCGACATCAAGGTGAGCGGAAAATCTATTGCCAAGCGCGAACCTCAAGATCGTGACATCGCCATGGTATTTCAAAACTACGCGCTTTATCCGCACATGAATGTCGCAGAAAACATGGGCTTTGCTTTAAAACTGCAAAAAAAATCCAAAGACGAAATCAGCAAGCGCGTGCACCAGATCGCTGAACTTCTGCAAATCTCTCATTTACTGGATCGCAAACCTAAAGAACTTTCCGGTGGTCAACGTCAGCGCGTGGCTTTGGGCCGTGCTTTGGCTCGCCAAACATCGATCGTTCTTTTTGACGAACCTCTTTCAAACTTGGATGCCCATTTGCGCAGTCAAATGCGTGTTGAGATCAAACGCCTTCACCAAAGCTTGAAATCCACGATGATTTACGTCACCCATGACCAGATGGAAGCAACAACTATGGGCGACCGTATCGCCGTTCTAAAAGACGGGATCGTGGAACAAGTTGGAACTCCTACGCAAATTTATCACCAGCCTAAAAATCTTTTCATCGCCGGGTTTATTGGTTCTCCGGAAATGAACTTTATTGAAGGTTCTTTGTTGAAAAAACTTCCTTGGAAAGAAGTCCAAGACGGCGACATTTTAGGTGTGCGCCCTGAGGCCTTTAAAATTTCCAACGGGAACTTGGAAAGCAATGAATTAGAGCTGGGAAGCTACCAAATCGAGCTTTCTGAAAATTTGGGAGGCCAACAGATGCTTCATGGCTCTTTAGAGGGCCAAAGTGTCAGAATTCTTGTGGATTCTTCTTATAATTTTTCTAAAGATGAAAAGGTTCGTTTAAAGATCGACCTGACAAAGTCCCACCTCTTTGATAAAAAAACGGGACTGAATAAGCGACTTTAA
- a CDS encoding OPT family oligopeptide transporter: MIKELNEEQIHSMTLEQKDEWWLKNVYKGDMPQLTLRSALTGMILGGVLSLTNLYIGIKTGWTLGVGISSVILSFAFFKLMDKLKLGTHMSILENNAMQSIATSAGYMTAPMMASIPAYMMVTGEVIPMWQTFWWIVVLAILGVLFAFPLKKRFINEEQMPFPEGYAAGVVLDSLHSEDGKQGMFKAKLLMSGAGISALIEILRADAILTAIKMPFLALPHYWDEFVYKFATPKILGSPLKDLTIQFDTSIVMMGTGGLMSMKTAMSILLGGFLNYFVLAPIMISNGVIPEAKFKAITMWALWGGAAIMTTSSLYSFFSKPQILIETFRKGFAKKKDKKADPLEKIELPMWIFAVGIPIVGAITIYLGHVWFGIHYWLGLLAIPLVFVFTLIAVTSTGLTGITPGGALGKLTQITYGVAAPGNVTTNLMTAGITSEVSLNASNLLMDIKPAYMLGGKPRHQAVGHVLGIFAGGLVAVPVFYSLFHGDVSLFTSETLPLPGASIWKGVAEVLTKGLSNLHPTAQLAAGIGAVAGIVIEILNKKTKGRFPLSGVGLGLGFVLRFVDAWSMALGTLLFWIAKKRYKDQTSFGYRAFVENQETLAAGVIAGGSIIGIILILLENAVG; the protein is encoded by the coding sequence ATGATTAAGGAACTCAACGAAGAACAGATCCATTCGATGACTTTGGAACAGAAGGACGAGTGGTGGCTTAAGAACGTTTACAAAGGCGACATGCCACAGCTGACACTTCGTTCAGCTTTAACGGGAATGATTCTGGGTGGAGTTCTAAGTCTGACAAATCTCTACATCGGAATTAAAACCGGATGGACTTTGGGCGTCGGTATCTCTTCAGTGATTCTGTCTTTTGCTTTCTTTAAGTTGATGGATAAGTTAAAGCTCGGCACGCATATGTCGATTTTAGAAAACAATGCGATGCAGAGTATCGCAACGAGTGCGGGCTATATGACGGCGCCGATGATGGCTTCGATCCCGGCCTACATGATGGTCACTGGGGAAGTTATTCCAATGTGGCAGACTTTCTGGTGGATCGTTGTTCTAGCAATTCTAGGTGTGTTGTTCGCGTTTCCTTTAAAAAAACGTTTTATCAATGAAGAGCAGATGCCCTTTCCTGAAGGCTACGCAGCGGGCGTTGTCTTAGACAGTCTTCACTCCGAAGACGGTAAACAGGGAATGTTTAAAGCGAAGCTTCTTATGAGTGGCGCGGGAATTTCCGCCCTCATTGAGATCTTAAGGGCGGACGCGATACTGACGGCGATTAAAATGCCATTTCTGGCTCTTCCTCACTATTGGGATGAGTTCGTTTATAAATTTGCGACACCAAAAATCTTAGGCAGTCCTCTTAAAGATCTTACTATCCAGTTTGATACTTCAATTGTGATGATGGGAACCGGCGGTTTGATGAGCATGAAGACAGCAATGTCGATCCTGCTGGGTGGATTTTTAAATTACTTTGTTCTTGCACCGATCATGATTAGTAATGGGGTGATTCCAGAAGCCAAGTTCAAAGCCATCACAATGTGGGCATTGTGGGGTGGGGCTGCGATTATGACAACATCTTCGCTATATTCATTCTTTTCTAAACCACAAATCTTGATTGAAACTTTCCGTAAAGGTTTTGCCAAAAAGAAAGATAAGAAAGCCGACCCATTGGAAAAGATCGAATTGCCCATGTGGATTTTTGCGGTGGGTATTCCTATTGTAGGAGCCATCACCATCTATCTAGGTCATGTGTGGTTTGGAATTCACTATTGGTTAGGTCTGTTGGCGATTCCGCTAGTCTTCGTCTTTACATTGATTGCCGTTACTTCGACAGGGTTAACAGGTATCACTCCTGGTGGAGCTTTGGGTAAGTTGACTCAGATCACATATGGCGTGGCGGCTCCTGGTAATGTGACCACGAATCTAATGACTGCCGGTATCACTTCGGAAGTGTCTTTAAATGCCAGCAATCTTTTGATGGATATTAAACCCGCTTATATGTTGGGCGGGAAACCTCGTCATCAAGCTGTCGGGCATGTTCTGGGAATTTTTGCCGGCGGTCTAGTGGCTGTTCCTGTTTTTTATTCTTTATTCCACGGTGATGTTTCGCTTTTCACTTCGGAAACTTTGCCACTTCCGGGCGCTTCGATCTGGAAAGGTGTCGCCGAAGTTTTAACAAAAGGTCTTAGCAATCTTCATCCTACCGCGCAGCTAGCCGCGGGCATTGGCGCGGTTGCGGGTATTGTCATTGAAATTTTAAATAAGAAAACCAAAGGCCGCTTTCCACTTTCGGGCGTGGGTTTGGGTTTAGGATTCGTTCTTCGTTTCGTGGATGCGTGGTCGATGGCCTTAGGAACATTGTTATTCTGGATCGCAAAAAAGCGTTACAAAGATCAGACCAGCTTTGGCTATCGTGCGTTTGTAGAAAACCAAGAAACATTGGCTGCCGGCGTGATTGCTGGTGGTTCTATCATCGGGATCATTTTGATTCTTTTAGAAAATGCGGTCGGATAG
- a CDS encoding winged helix-turn-helix domain-containing protein, producing MKLTKAQARRLWIHAQRLDSSAPFGAGPKATTAAVDHLGYVQIDTIHVIERCHHHILYSRIPKYRRQDLHSAQTTEKSVFEYWTHALAYVPTKDFRYFMNDMKRRRLEPSNWYKSVKKEDLQKVLKLIKKDGAISIRDIEDDVLIEKDHPWVSRKPSKKALQLAFNGGLLTVSERLGMLKKYELLDRHFGWKKKPKAASTKEVYNYLLDRALRSQSFVSLDSVCHLYPSRKPEIRRLIDQRLKKKELLEVEVEGISKYQLWIRPEDLDTNLESQPIAHILSPFDPLIIQRKRLQAIFDYEHRFEAYIPKEKRVFGYFALPVLLDDEIVAAVDLKTDRANKELLVQKWTWLGKHKSKKNKERIEEELHRFEKFQLAKEETP from the coding sequence ATGAAGTTAACCAAAGCGCAGGCTCGACGTTTGTGGATTCATGCACAAAGGCTGGACTCTTCTGCGCCTTTTGGAGCAGGCCCGAAAGCGACGACGGCCGCCGTGGATCACTTAGGGTACGTGCAAATCGATACCATTCATGTCATCGAACGTTGTCATCACCACATTTTGTATTCACGCATTCCGAAATATCGAAGACAGGATCTACATTCAGCACAGACGACAGAAAAGTCGGTGTTTGAGTATTGGACCCATGCGCTAGCCTATGTTCCAACCAAAGACTTTCGATATTTCATGAATGATATGAAAAGACGACGTCTAGAACCTTCAAATTGGTACAAGAGTGTAAAAAAAGAAGATCTGCAAAAAGTCCTTAAGTTAATTAAAAAAGACGGCGCAATTTCTATTCGTGACATCGAAGATGATGTCTTAATTGAAAAAGACCATCCATGGGTCAGTCGGAAGCCTTCAAAGAAAGCCCTCCAACTGGCTTTTAATGGCGGTCTTTTAACTGTGTCTGAGCGATTGGGTATGCTGAAGAAGTATGAACTTTTAGACCGTCATTTTGGCTGGAAGAAAAAACCAAAAGCAGCTTCCACGAAAGAAGTTTATAATTATCTTTTAGATCGCGCTCTTCGTTCGCAATCTTTTGTCAGCTTAGATTCTGTCTGTCACTTATATCCTAGTCGCAAACCAGAAATTCGTCGCCTGATCGATCAAAGACTTAAGAAGAAAGAACTTTTAGAAGTCGAAGTGGAAGGTATTTCAAAGTACCAGTTGTGGATTCGGCCTGAAGATCTGGACACAAACTTAGAATCGCAGCCGATCGCACACATTCTATCTCCTTTTGATCCTTTGATTATTCAAAGAAAAAGACTGCAAGCTATTTTTGATTATGAACATCGTTTCGAAGCTTATATCCCGAAAGAGAAACGAGTCTTCGGATATTTTGCTTTACCCGTTTTGCTGGATGATGAAATTGTTGCGGCTGTAGACTTAAAAACCGATCGGGCCAATAAAGAACTTCTGGTGCAAAAGTGGACGTGGTTAGGAAAACACAAGTCAAAGAAGAATAAAGAGCGTATTGAAGAAGAACTTCATCGCTTTGAAAAATTTCAGCTGGCTAAAGAAGAAACCCCTTAA
- a CDS encoding ROK family protein yields MKKTYTIGFDLGGTKLAAALLDNSGTMLDFIKVPVDMKREKSALQTQKRVINLMADIAMDFKKRFPKETTGKHFLGIGLASAGPLNAEEGKLIHPMNYPGWKIVPIRDLVAKEINARGFKTKVHFQHDGTAAALAEGWVGGGKGMRSYAVVTVGTGVGSGVIFNGFPAQSRGMGSEYGHTIVDFKKLQESPDKLHHCTVEGVASGTGLLRRAKELGFTGNSVEELVESKDAKYQVLFKEMGWALACLCYDLSIGYNLERIFLSGGLIKIKGLYFNDLKSHYKKMIQQMNPMFECKIEIAKTKNHAGVLGAGYLPYLALKK; encoded by the coding sequence ATGAAAAAGACATACACTATCGGCTTTGATCTTGGCGGTACTAAATTAGCAGCAGCCCTTTTAGATAATAGTGGCACGATGCTGGATTTTATTAAAGTACCTGTGGATATGAAACGTGAAAAGTCGGCGTTACAAACTCAAAAGCGTGTGATCAATCTGATGGCAGATATCGCGATGGATTTTAAAAAACGTTTTCCGAAAGAAACAACCGGAAAGCATTTTTTAGGTATCGGATTAGCAAGTGCCGGCCCCCTCAATGCGGAAGAAGGAAAACTGATTCACCCGATGAATTATCCAGGCTGGAAGATCGTTCCTATCCGGGATCTGGTTGCGAAAGAAATCAATGCTCGTGGTTTTAAGACAAAAGTGCATTTCCAACACGACGGCACAGCCGCGGCGTTAGCGGAAGGTTGGGTTGGTGGCGGTAAAGGCATGCGCTCTTATGCGGTCGTCACCGTGGGTACGGGTGTGGGATCAGGTGTGATTTTCAATGGCTTCCCCGCACAAAGCCGCGGCATGGGTTCTGAATACGGTCACACCATTGTTGATTTCAAAAAACTTCAAGAGTCTCCGGATAAACTTCATCACTGCACAGTAGAAGGTGTCGCTTCAGGTACCGGACTTCTTCGTCGCGCGAAAGAACTTGGCTTCACCGGGAACTCGGTTGAAGAACTTGTAGAATCCAAAGACGCCAAATACCAAGTGCTGTTCAAAGAGATGGGCTGGGCGCTGGCTTGTCTGTGCTATGACCTATCGATTGGGTATAACCTGGAAAGAATTTTCTTAAGCGGTGGCCTGATTAAGATTAAAGGTCTTTATTTCAATGATCTAAAATCTCACTACAAAAAAATGATTCAACAAATGAATCCTATGTTTGAGTGCAAGATTGAAATTGCGAAAACTAAAAACCACGCCGGAGTTCTAGGCGCGGGTTATCTTCCTTATCTAGCTCTTAAGAAATAA